The DNA segment ttaattttttgcttttgttaaaaattgtgtatgtatttatattttgtaattaaaaacattccaattaattaaaaaatattatgaaataaacTGGAACCTctttcttaacttttttttgCTAGTTATAATATTAGATCAATGTTGGCccaagaattattttttttatcaaacctTTTTTGATCTTTTACATCCTTTTGCTAAAGTCAAGTTCTTCCTGCAACATATAATTTTAACAGTATtctataatttttcaaatttttcataATTACTATTTCGGATTTGAAAATCcagaattcaaaaaatataatttaaaagttaagaTTTCGTTCTGGGAAAGAAAATccaaaatgcaaaaaaatacatttaaagaagaaaatctgaaaaaaaatctgaaaatgtGTTATGGAAATCCAAATCTAGAAATATGTTCcaaaaaagaaattcaaaacacaaaatctgaaaatgcattccaagaaaaaaatttcaaaattaaaaaatatgttccaGAAATTTAAATTCAGAAATGTATTCCAAACAAAAGGATTCTAGAAGTATTTACTATAGTTGCACCCTCCTTTCttttaaggttattttcgtcatttcATAGGaacattttcataattttgaatGAGAGATTGGGTGCAGGTTGGAATTGATATGGTGAAGGGAGGATTTTCCTTTGCTAAAAGAGCTGATGCTACCTACCTACCTCCATTAAAAAAAGCTGATGCTACATACACCCCATTTTTCACTAATGCACctctttttaaattttgtatttcattattctatttttcttCCACATAAATACCTGCCACCCTCAATCTCATCATTCATTCTCAGCCAGTCAAATACAACATGCTCACCCACTCCTAAAATTTTCTACAAATTTTACCATTTATGCATATTAATTTgtccttttttcttcttcaacgaTATAATTTCCTTAAggttttatacaatttatttatcattttaaacaGATATTTTTAACCCTCTCAAGTAATCTGGGTCTATAAATAACATTGAATTTGACAAGAAAAGGGGAGAGggattttaaaagagaaaaacagaTAAACAAATGGCAAAATAATTGTGTGGAAGAAGGTTGAAcggagaagaagaaaataactCAACAATAAAGGCAAAAACATGAAAACAGGGTTGCTTAAAGCCCAAGCATTTAAGGGCTTTAAGGTCCCAAAAAAAGATTATTACTggtatacttttaaaaaataaaattatatttaaaaatagtgtGAGTGATACTACAAATACCATTTATTGAGTAGTAACTTTTTTCCAATGAATAATAAtcctctgtttttttttatttaaaaaaaaaacactacaagaaaatcatgaaatagaaaccaatttttaaagaccaaaataattagttgcaatagtaactaaattagagaccattttaaaaactaaaaacaaaattagtttttattattgttaaatagtttctaaatttgtatctaattagcaactattgctaccaaatttagaaactaaataattggtagttaaaaccttgattgctaattagataccaatttaaaaactatttaacaataataaaaactaatttagaaactaaaattttgttaattaatataataatcttAGATTTCATTTGCATAACTGTTTGAGATTTATTTCTCAGAATTTCTTTAAGACAACAAAGGCTAagatttgtaaataattttatgtCGTAATTAATTATCCTTATATTGGAGAGCTAATTGATAGTTGAGAAAAGGAAAACTATTTTTTGCTAAATTGCAATTTTGGTTCTTACGTCTTTTTCCTTCATCTTgatctttctatttttttcgaAATATTAATCCTTCAATAAATCTCAtgcaatacattttttattttttatacattctattttcatctaattttattttagataccatgaaaaagaaaagaaataaataataatctaaTAAGTAAGTCCGTTTTGATATATATGATTGCATATTAGCATGAATGAAAAGATTGATGAATCTTAATTTGAAAGTGATGCAAACGCGCAGGTAAGGGCAATGAAAGTCAATGAAGTGACTTTGGGGTTAGCTTTGAACACCAAATTCTTGACATTTTCAATCACAAACGCACTTCACGAACCTTCCTTCAAATCTTTCTTTGACCCTTTTCTTCTTAAATTCACACTCcttcaaaattttcaatatctctctctctctcttcttcccCATCTTCCTATCTTCCATCTCCATGCCTTCGTTAAGGTTACTTCACCTTTTTTTCTCTGTTCCTGCGACGTGTAACAAGACTTCTAAGGTGGTTTCTGAAATCCACAAACTCACATTTTCTTTCTGCATTATCAATTTTATCAtttcttattattttcttttgccACTTTAATCTACTCTTTTATTTCCCTCTTTAGTTACAAGATGTTATGTTGCAGGTGTATAATAAAGTAACTGCCTTTCGATCACTCTCCACAAGTACGTTAAGCttcatcttattttatttttactttttcacTTCAATTTCTATAAACACCATATAGAGAGAATgcctattttaaattattacaaGTTTTAAACTTCAACATGAAATGAAATTCATGATATCAATAAAACTAGATTCCATTTTTTTGTAAACAAAGGTTCTGCATTCGAACACTTTTAGATGAAAAGGATATGATTTGAAGAACATTTACAAATAATTTACTGATTTTCTTTTATAGAAATTAGTTTTTCAACAACCACTATGTATAATTATAACCAAGGAACAGAAATTACTATTAGGAGTATCTTAACgaattttttcataaaagttTGGAGagaaaactagaaaaaaaatttaaaatatttcttgatAAATTGCATTAATTTATGTACAAGTcattttatagaattttttataaacttttattttgtgattgtatgaattttaatttatgaaaaaagttattaatttggttttctcatttttaataattattaaggAACAAGCTCTTTGATACAACTACTATATATATAGGTATTCTTTATGAAATTTTTCAACATTAATACTTTTGGttattcataataaataaatcatttgataagtaattatattaatattaattttttttttaaatttagttctCCAGTGATGTGTATTTAACAAaggtattaaaatataatttttcaatttttatatcaGTTGTTTTGCATAGCTTTGGCATAATCACCTAGAGTACAATACAATGGTTAAATATGCTAGGCATTCGTTTTTGCATCATTAGATTCAAACAATTAGCATCATAGTTTATTTTGTGATAGGATTACGATTAATAATATAGTAACATCTATCTTTCTTGgcattatttgatattttaggATTCTATATATCATTTAcctattatttataataataataataataataataataataattattattattattattatattagtttcaatataaaaaaattattatataaaaattaattaaaaaaatattatattaattaaattattatttcagagattaaaaataatattgatatataatgtaatttttattattaataaaatttataaattagttcgTAAATTGTTATGAATTAACTATAAAATTTTAGtcatttagattctaaatttgataattaaaaaaagtgataactaattaaatattaatttataaattaatttataaattttattaataatataaattattttaaatattgtgtaaattaatatctaatttagttaatacagtgaataattaatttttgtctctaaaattaagtttttatttaatgagtttTTAGTAATGTATAATGaatgcataaataaaaaataaaaataagtaggTACATGTATACCATATAAATAATcagttaattataataaatattaacatatttaattataaaatattatcatttaatgtaaaaaaattaatttaattaattatatttaaatcctGTTAATAGTTAAGATAATTAAACACATATTTAACATTTAATAACTGTTATATATGTTTatcaaagaaaaaattaatattaacataattaacGTTGAAGAAAGtcgtttatttttattttaaaaatttaaaatttgtattggtTACTTTAAAGttaattacatataaatattaatttttaaaataaagataccTGATAATTATTAAATCAATTGTATTAATTACTAACTAATgaagtttaaataaaatgaatgaaATTTACATCGTTGCTAAGAGTATAATTTTGGTGTACCGTAAAACGAAATAGGATGGGATGGTGTAATTTTGAAGTGGATGATGATATTTGACACTCTTATTTTTTTCACACTACAATTTAAcgattaataatattattattttattgttaaaagGGGTTGTGAAATAGGAGGGAGAGAAAAAGGGTAAAAGTTTTTGTTTTCAAGTGTTTTCTTCTACAAAAGATGCCAACTCAAAATATAATGCGTTCTTTGAGGAAATTGGAAGGTAGTTTCATCAGCATGAACACACTCTATAATAGTGTTCATAGAAAAGAAGCACGATCATCATTTTCTATTGCAATTTTCTGTCTCTGTAGGTCCCGTCAAAATGGCTTCCAAAGGAAACCACGCTGCCGTTTCATACCAGAACGTCGTCGTAATGAGGCACGGCGAGCGCATCGACAACTTAGAACCGTCCTGGGCAGCCACGGCGGCGCGTCCCTGGGATCCACCGCTGGCCGAGCCGGGCCGGAAACGGGCGCTCGAAACGGGCCGGAGGCTCCGAGAGAATCTCGGGTTTCCGATCCGGCGGGTCTTCGTTTCGCCGTTCCTCCGGTGCCTCCAGACCGCCGAGGAACTCGTCTCGTCTCTCGCCGCCGTAGAGGAGGGTGACAGCACCACCGGGGATGGTGTTACAGTTGACCCTCTCAAAGTCAAGGTCAgattgttttattttagtttgttaCTCTATTAAGTGATAAACATGGTTAATAAAAATTGGtttaatatttcaataataatagagattaaaacaaaaatttcaaaataaagtaaaattataCCAAAAGAGTATATTTTGTTGCGGTGTCAAAAGTCTGAAGCTTCATAGGAACTTGAACTGTAgcactagatactaatttatCGAATATTATTTCTACCATAAAAAAAAGctaaaatgaaaggaaaaacaaaatttaccaAATTAGAAACAACTGAGaatcaaaatgaaaataactttATATTGACTAGATAATAAAAAGGCTGTGTGTATTTTTCAGAGATACTAAAAGTTAAATAATAGAAGTTGGAGTGGTTTAATGAGTTTTGGGTTATGAAaagtttgaagagttagttcagataataaaataaatacttatGTAAAAAAGATTATAGGAAGAAAATCAAATGCAGACAAATGTTTATCCATATACCCAACTCATCCTTATCCCTATAATCACATTAGTTAATTCGAATTTACttagtattattttatttttcttttataacatTTAGAAAGAGATATacctattttatgtttttaatgtcACTTAGTcttatttttgaaaagtttgtgtAGAAGAATTAAAAGGTTGTGTTGTATAAAGTGCAGGTGTCGGTTGAGTATGGACTGTGTGAAATGAT comes from the Phaseolus vulgaris cultivar G19833 chromosome 8, P. vulgaris v2.0, whole genome shotgun sequence genome and includes:
- the LOC137826271 gene encoding uncharacterized protein isoform X1; this encodes MPSLRLLHLFFSVPATCNKTSKVYNKVTAFRSLSTSPVKMASKGNHAAVSYQNVVVMRHGERIDNLEPSWAATAARPWDPPLAEPGRKRALETGRRLRENLGFPIRRVFVSPFLRCLQTAEELVSSLAAVEEGDSTTGDGVTVDPLKVKVSVEYGLCEMMNSKAIRPNVAPKDGNMRFDMAECEAMLPAGIVDKNVERVYKEFPHWGESDLQAGERYKHLIKDLADKYPTQNLLLITHGEGVKVAVSSLRKDAEVEEVQYCGYVKLRRPIFMKDETFTSGDFDLLTTSGETGVCYSLPLSFHNTTHPTFP